The window GCCTACATCCATAAGGAGCTTCGGAAAAAGGGAGTAACGTTGGAGCTTCTATGGGCGGAGTACAAACGGGAATGCCCTGACGGTTACCAGTACAGTTGGTTGTGCGATCTTTATCACAAGTGGCGCGTCCAGATCGATGTTTCCATGCGCCAGGTACACAAGGCCGGTGAAAAGCTGTTTGTAGATTGGGCGGGCCAAACCGTGCCCATAGTTGACAAAGATACCGGGGAAACCCGCC is drawn from Bacillota bacterium and contains these coding sequences:
- a CDS encoding IS21 family transposase, with the protein product MRKIARSLHISHSTVKDHLTRAGLAGLSWPLPEDMSDDDLEELLFPSRQKRPMGNQPDFAYIHKELRKKGVTLELLWAEYKRECPDGYQYSWLCDLYHKWRVQIDVSMRQVHKAGEKLFVDWAGQTVPIVDKDTGETR